A stretch of Triticum aestivum cultivar Chinese Spring chromosome 1D, IWGSC CS RefSeq v2.1, whole genome shotgun sequence DNA encodes these proteins:
- the LOC123171124 gene encoding WRKY DNA-binding transcription factor 70, giving the protein MAAFVTPAASVVSELVVRGRESAALLEALLQGGSPQEHGGLRELAAEILLCCGRALAALHGRAGVDAIALASMKRKSSEPYGAAAQTRPKRRMRASSESTATRVEKRWTAEDGLIWRKYGRKEITHSKHPRLYFRCSYKHDIGCPATRQVQQSDDDLSLYVITYFGDHICCQGDGAVAAAEREEEDVKKQPFVINFGSATASSTSGSPWQNSDGGDGRSKISRSPHAVCLPEGRAELGLKVTKVETTSLDSQPAGPAAADLSSSPDVSCPSPAWDPLSCCLEWDQFIESSFDFVGEFINFDGITLYQ; this is encoded by the exons ATGGCGGCATTTGTCACTCCGGCTGCTTCAGTGGTGTCCGAGCTGGTGGTGCGGGGCCGGGAGTCCGCCGCCCTCCTCGAGGCCTTGCTCCAGGGGGGCTCGCCGCAGGAGCACGGCGGGCTCCGGGAGCTCGCCGCGGAGATCCTTCTCTGCTGCGGCCGCGCCCTCGCGGCGCTCCACGGCCGCGCCGGCGTGGACGCGATCGCGCTCGCCAGCATGAAGCGCAAGTCGTCGGAGCCCTACGGCGCAGCCGCTCAGACGAGGCCGAAAAGAAG GATGCGCGCgagcagcgaatcgacggcgacgagaGTCGAGAAGCGGTGGACGGCGGAGGACGGGCTCATATGGAGGAAGTACGGGCGGAAGGAGATCACGCACAGCAAGCACCCGAGGCTCTACTTCAGGTGCTCCTACAAGCACGACATCGGCTGCCCGGCGACGAGGCAGGTCCAGCAGTCGGACGATGACCTCTCCCTCTACGTCATCACCTACTTCGGCGACCACATCTGCTGCCAAGGCGACGGAGCCGTCGCCGCtgcagagagagaggaagaggacgtcaagaagcagccgttCGTCATCAACTTCGGGTCGGCCACTGCGAGCAGCACCAGCGGCTCGCCTTGGCAAAACTCTGACGGCGGTGATGGCCGGAGCAAGATCTCACGCTCGCCGCACGCCGTATGCTTGCCGGAGGGAAGAGCCGAACTAGGATTGAAGGTGACCAAAGTTGAGACAACTTCGTTAGACTCGCAGCCAGCGGGCCCGGCGGCGGCAGATCTGAGTTCGTCACCCGACGTTTCTTGTCCTTCCCCAGCATGGGATCCTTTATCCTGCTGCCTGGAGTGGGATCAATTCATCGAGAGCTCATTCGATTTCGTTGGTGAATTCATCAATTTTGATGGCATTACTCTGTACCAATAG
- the LOC123171134 gene encoding WRKY transcription factor 55-like, producing MAMRPKSEMSPTPSDQRGAVIEELRKGAQLADCLRQQLELIPELGRRNAALYNVSNISTALVSSVSMLQSDREQYSCSSDARAASYAAGASGAGGSGSGGPRNGAIARTRKARHRRGIHGEELPFKEILTKTPGNDGFHWRKYGEKKILNAVFPRVACAVVNVLGRSYYRCGYSDEHRCPAKKLVQQQNNSDPPVFMVTLINDHTCSSLFPTNNQPPRSSSSATANSQVLDFTTASLSSAVGVSRLKKEEDAGMSVTVPSYTYHELSCYSSLPLLSPMEWETEMQRLVTSHVHTAHISQPAIWHQLNSHLQVVDGPLKAALR from the exons ATGGCGATGCGGCCCAAGTCCGAGATGTCCCCGACGCCCTCCGACCAGAGGGGCGCCGTCATCGAGGAACTGAGGAAGGGCGCTCAGCTGGCTGACTGCCTCCGGCAACAGCTGGAGCTGATCCCGGAGCTCGGTCGCCGCAACGCCGCGCTGTACAACGTGAGCAACATCTCCACGGCCCTAGTGTCGTCCGTCTCCATGCTGCAGTCCGACAGAGAGCAGTACAGCTGCTCCTCCGACGCCAGGGCGGCATCCTATGCTGCCGGTGCCTCCGGTGCtggtggcagcggcagcggcgggccTCGAAATGGAGCCATTGCCCGCACCAGAAAAGCGAGGCACCGGCGAGGCATCCATGGCGAGGAGCTTCCATT CAAGGAGATACTAACTAAGACGCCAGGAAATGACGGGTTCCACTGGAGGAAATATGGCGAGAAGAAAATCTTGAATGCTGTTTTTCCGAG GGTTGCGTGTGCTGTTGTAAACGTGTTGGGCAG GTCATACTACAGATGCGGATACAGTGACGAGCACAGGTGCCCAGCAAAGAAACTTGTACAGCAGCAAAACAACAGCGACCCTCCCGTGTTCATGGTCACCCTGATCAACGACCACACATGCAGTAGTTTGTTCCCAACTAATAATCAACCACCCAGGAGCTCAAGCAGTGCTACTGCTAACTCACAAGTGCTCGACTTCACCACAGCGTCGCTCTCTTCAGCTGTTGGTGTCTCCAGGTTGAAGAAAGAGGAAGACGCAGGCATGTCGGTGACCGTGCCCAGCTACACGTATCATGAGCTGTCTTGTTATTCCTCGCTGCCGTTGCTCTCGCCGATGGAGTGGGAGACGGAGATG CAACGTCTGGTCACAAGTCATGTGCACACAGCACACATTAGCCAGCCAGCTATATGGCACCAGCTGAATTCACATCTGCAAGTTGTTGATGGTCCATTGAAGGCTGCATTGAGATAA